One genomic window of Danio rerio strain Tuebingen ecotype United States chromosome 24, GRCz12tu, whole genome shotgun sequence includes the following:
- the znf271 gene encoding uncharacterized protein znf271 isoform X2: MFSFRFSDMDPNQMDGIPSAGLNIRDEQMSGLETDSQDVQPPDASFDLGENADELNKSLSATVKPFQCSQCGKGFSRIQHLSEHVRIHTGERPFQCLECGKTFARERDLKTHQLVHTDAKAFHCVICVKNFALLSSLKRHLRAFHQGEDVSTEGKCLICVECGKNFDCDLEEHELTHTGEISHRCPDCVNSFSDPSNLTSHDQTFSESDHVHHLEDNDNERPCGSLASEDVDRHLQTDPLNDCGEAQSVEFADNIESDGFNESSAQIQLEEAERAASPSSEHSLDSAQKDTGPGYAPPDEEFTADQQSSDEEKPYQCNHCEKRFNKQAKLRIHLRVHTGEKPYQCSQCGKHFSQDVNLKKHYRTHHTEEKPYQCMICDRKFSVSFSLIKHQRVAHPECLSVAERKRFTCPFCGKIFGRHQDMEQHKRTHTDERPFRCNVCNKSFRQRSVLIVHRKIHTGEKPFECFVCCRRFYGSGDLKTHMGTHTGIRPHSCPLCSKSFPRPSSLQAHMLSHVNKQQDRNDGGFPQEEELEDACGASGSSAMLSEDKTSNQSETGMDLSLSANQDHDANPSSSSELPDHQKPYFCIICGKTFALATSLRKHQLIFHPDQHVDVEGKCFACSYCGRKFGRRQGLLQHERIHTGERPFNCPTCNKSFRQRSALVVHIRSHTGERAFVCFVCNKSFYTPGDLKKHLEIHTGVRPHNCPICSKGFGRPSFLRTHMRTHEKTSAKKQSGSENAAGKPKASSQEKPFECSHCGKKFSQQCMFKIHQRIHTTEKRYKCTECGLSFRWRRNLISHQSTHPGQNPLQCSMCDQTFISEAAVKSHQDTFHSGVSHTCSLCLKTFTKSAGLRKHVRYVHEGERPHKCTECNRGFVKVSDLARHQRRHHYDRGNQLFQCSECERSFSHPSSLVLHRRTHTEEKHQCPQCDKIFNQAGHLKVHMRTHTKEIKPKFECPDCGKSFGQTKDLMVHQRVHTGEKPYQCPQCKKSYRQFAHLSVHLRSHTGEKPYQCPICLKFFAHSSSMKKHLRVMHPDAKDAPVGAGPSNTSVEVKQEPVSSDEDEFQVKSEENDFAIMDEVKTVTVSSCPSSPMTLKEEK, encoded by the exons TTTTCCTTTAGATTTTCAGACATGGACCCGAATCAAATGGATGGGATTCCCTCAGCTGGCCTTAATATTAGAGATGAGCAGATGTCTGGTTTAGAGACAGACTCCCAGGATGTACAGCCACCTGATGCTTCATTTGATCTGGGGGAAAATGCAG ATGAGCTCAATAAGAGTTTGTCTGCCACCGTGAAGCCGTTTCAGTGCTCTCAGTGTGGGAAGGGTTTTTCCCGAATCCAGCATCTGTCCGAACACGTCCGCATCCACACCGGCGAGAGGCCTTTCCAATGCCTGGAGTGTGGAAAGACGTTCGCGCGTGAGCGAGACCTCAAGACTCATCAGCTCGTCCATACTGATGCCAAGGCCTTCCATTGTGTGATCTGTGTTAAGAACTTTGCCCTGTTATCCTCCTTGAAAAGACATCTGCGTGCATTTCATCAAG GTGAAGATGTGAGTACGGAGGGAAAGTGCTTAATCTGTGTCGAATGTGGGAAGAATTTTGACTGCGATCTGGAGGAGCACGAGCTGACACACACCGGAGAGATTTCCCACCGCTGTCCCGACTGCGTCAACAGCTTTTCAGATCCATCCAATCTCACGTCTCACGATCAGACCTTCTCTGAATCAGACCACGTCCACCATTTGGAAGATAATGACAATGAGAGACCCTGCGGTTCTCTGGCCTCTGAAGATGTAGACCGACACTTACAAACCGACCCACTAAATGACTGCGGTGAAGCGCAGTCTGTGGAGTTTGCTGACAATATTGAGAGCGACGGATTTAATGAAAGCAGTGCTCAAATTCAACTGGAGGAGGCTGAAAGAGCTGCGTCTCCATCATCCGAGCACTCTCTGGATTCTGCTCAAAAGG ACACTGGACCAGGGTACGCTCCTCCAGATGAAGAGTTTACAGCTGACCAGCAGTCCTCTGATGAAGAAAAGCCATACCAGTGCAATCACTGTGAAAAGAGATTTAACAAGCAAGCCAAGCTCCGGATCCATCTGCGtgtccacaccggagagaagccgtaccAGTGCTCTCAGTGTGGGAAACACTTCAGTCAAGATGTAAACCTGAAGAAGCATTACCGCACGCATCATACGGAGGAGAAGCCGTATCAGTGCATGATCTGTGACCGCAAGTTTTCAGTCTCCTTCTCCCTGATAAAGCATCAGCGTGTCGCTCATCCAG AGTGTTTGAGTGTTGCAGAAAGGAAGCGCTTCACCTGTCCGTTCTGCGGAAAAATATTCGGACGGCATCAAGACATGGAGCAACACAAGCGCACTCACACCGACGAGAGGCCGTTCCGCTGCAATGTGTGCAACAAAAGCTTCAGGCAGCGCTCGGTGTTAATCGTGCACaggaagatccacactggagaaaagcccttCGAATGCTTCGTCTGCTGCAGACGCTTCTACGGCTCGGGAGATCTGAAGACTCATATGGGCACGCATACCGGCATCAGGCCACACAGCTGCCCTCTGTGCTCGAAGAGCTTCCCTCGACCCAGCAGCCTGCAGGCACACATGCTGTCCCACGTGAACAAGCAGCAGGACAGAAATGATGGGGGTTTTCCTcaggaggaggagctggaggatgCCTGCGGGGCTTCTGGATCATCGGCCATGCTTTCTGAAGACA AAACGAGCAACCAATCAGAGACGGGGATGGACTTGAGTCTCTCAGCGAATCAAGACCATGATGCCAATCCCAGCTCCAGTTCAGAGCTGCCAGATCATCAGAAGCCATATTTTTGCATCATATGTGGCAAAACCTTCGCTCTCGCCACTTCCCTGAGAAAACATCAGCTCATATTTCATCCAG ATCAGCACGTGGATGTGGAGGGGAAATGTTTCGCCTGCTCTTACTGCGGGAGGAAGTTTGGTCGACGCCAGGGTTTATTACAACACGAGCGCATTCACACCGGAGAAAGACCCTTCAACTGCCCCACCTGCAACAAAAGCTTCCGGCAGCGCTCGGCTCTGGTGGTGCACATAAGATCACACACAGGAGAGCGTGCGTTCGTCTGCTTTGTGTGCAATAAGAGCTTTTACACCCCAGGAGACTTAAAGAAGCATCTTGAAATACACACAGGAGTGAGGCCACACAACTGCCCCATCTGCTCTAAGGGTTTCGGGCGTCCCAGTTTCCTACGCACTCACATGCGGACCCATGAAA AAACCTCCGCAAAGAAGCAAAGTGGATCTGAGAACGCAGCAGGAAAACCAAAAGCGTCCTCTCAAGAAAAGCCGTTTGAGTGCAGTCATTGTGGGAAGAAATTCAGTCAGCAGTGCATGTTTAAAATCCACCAGCGGATTCACACCACTGAAAAGCGGTATAAATGCACCGAGTGCGGCCTTAGCTTTCGCTGGAGGAGGAACCTGATCTCACACCAGAGCACCCACCCGGGACAAAACCCTCTCCAGTGTTCAATGTGCGATCAAACGTTCATCTCTGAGGCTGCTGTAAAGAGCCACCAAGATACATTTCACTCTG GGGTCTCCCACACATGCAGTTTGTGTCTGAAGACATTCACTAAGTCGGCAGGTCTCCGGAAACACGTGCGTTACGTTCACGAAGGAGAGCGCCCTCACAAATGCACCGAGTGTAACAGAGGATTCGTTAAAGTGTCGGATCTGGCGCGTCATCAGCGCCGCCATCATTACGACCGCGGAAACCAACTCTTCCAGTGCTCGGAGTGTGAACGCAGCTTCAGCCACCCCAGCAGTCTGGTCCTACACCGGCGCACACACACCGAAGAGAAACACCAGTGTCCTCAGTGCGACAAGATCTTCAACCAGGCGGGGCACCTGAAGGtccacatgcgcacacacaccaagGAGATCAAACCCAAGTTCGAGTGTCCTGATTGCGGGAAGAGTTTCGGACAGACGAAGGATCTGATGGTGCATCAGagggtccacactggagaaaagccataCCAGTGTCCGCAATGCAAGAAGAGCTACAGGCAGTTTGCgcatctgtctgttcatctgcgCAGTCACACGGGGGAAAAGCCCTACCAGTGTCCCATATGCCTCAAGTTCTTCGCCCATTCGTCCTCCATGAAGAAACACCTGCGTGTAATGCATCCAG ATGCGAAGGACGCTCCTGTTGGCGCCGGTCCGTCAAACACAAGTGTGGAAGTCAAACAGGAGCCAGTGTCTTCTGATGAAGATG aatTTCAAGTGAAATCTGAAGAAAACGACTTTGCTATAATGGATGAGGTGAAGACTGTTACGGTCTCCTCGTGTCCGTCCAGTCCTATGACtctaaaagaggaaaaataa
- the znf271 gene encoding uncharacterized protein znf271 isoform X4, translated as MFSFRFSDMDPNQMDGIPSAGLNIRDEQMSGLETDSQDVQPPDASFDLGENADELNKSLSATVKPFQCSQCGKGFSRIQHLSEHVRIHTGERPFQCLECGKTFARERDLKTHQLVHTDAKAFHCVICVKNFALLSSLKRHLRAFHQGEDVSTEGKCLICVECGKNFDCDLEEHELTHTGEISHRCPDCVNSFSDPSNLTSHDQTFSESDHVHHLEDNDNERPCGSLASEDVDRHLQTDPLNDCGEAQSVEFADNIESDGFNESSAQIQLEEAERAASPSSEHSLDSAQKDTGPGYAPPDEEFTADQQSSDEEKPYQCNHCEKRFNKQAKLRIHLRVHTGEKPYQCSQCGKHFSQDVNLKKHYRTHHTEEKPYQCMICDRKFSVSFSLIKHQRVAHPECLSVAERKRFTCPFCGKIFGRHQDMEQHKRTHTDERPFRCNVCNKSFRQRSVLIVHRKIHTGEKPFECFVCCRRFYGSGDLKTHMGTHTGIRPHSCPLCSKSFPRPSSLQAHMLSHVNKQQDRNDGGFPQEEELEDACGASGSSAMLSEDKTSNQSETGMDLSLSANQDHDANPSSSSELPDHQKPYFCIICGKTFALATSLRKHQLIFHPDQHVDVEGKCFACSYCGRKFGRRQGLLQHERIHTGERPFNCPTCNKSFRQRSALVVHIRSHTGERAFVCFVCNKSFYTPGDLKKHLEIHTGVRPHNCPICSKGFGRPSFLRTHMRTHEKTSAKKQSGSENAAGKPKASSQEKPFECSHCGKKFSQQCMFKIHQRIHTTEKRYKCTECGLSFRWRRNLISHQSTHPGQNPLQCSMCDQTFISEAAVKSHQDTFHSGVSHTCSLCLKTFTKSAGLRKHVRYVHEGERPHKCTECNRGFVKVSDLARHQRRHHYDRGNQLFQCSECERSFSHPSSLVLHRRTHTEEKHQCPQCDKIFNQAGHLKVHMRTHTKEIKPKFECPDCGKSFGQTKDLMVHQRVHTGEKPYQCPQCKKSYRQFAHLSVHLRSHTGEKPYQCPICLKFFAHSSSMKKHLRVMHPDAKDAPVGAGPSNTSVEVKQEPVSSDEDGL; from the exons TTTTCCTTTAGATTTTCAGACATGGACCCGAATCAAATGGATGGGATTCCCTCAGCTGGCCTTAATATTAGAGATGAGCAGATGTCTGGTTTAGAGACAGACTCCCAGGATGTACAGCCACCTGATGCTTCATTTGATCTGGGGGAAAATGCAG ATGAGCTCAATAAGAGTTTGTCTGCCACCGTGAAGCCGTTTCAGTGCTCTCAGTGTGGGAAGGGTTTTTCCCGAATCCAGCATCTGTCCGAACACGTCCGCATCCACACCGGCGAGAGGCCTTTCCAATGCCTGGAGTGTGGAAAGACGTTCGCGCGTGAGCGAGACCTCAAGACTCATCAGCTCGTCCATACTGATGCCAAGGCCTTCCATTGTGTGATCTGTGTTAAGAACTTTGCCCTGTTATCCTCCTTGAAAAGACATCTGCGTGCATTTCATCAAG GTGAAGATGTGAGTACGGAGGGAAAGTGCTTAATCTGTGTCGAATGTGGGAAGAATTTTGACTGCGATCTGGAGGAGCACGAGCTGACACACACCGGAGAGATTTCCCACCGCTGTCCCGACTGCGTCAACAGCTTTTCAGATCCATCCAATCTCACGTCTCACGATCAGACCTTCTCTGAATCAGACCACGTCCACCATTTGGAAGATAATGACAATGAGAGACCCTGCGGTTCTCTGGCCTCTGAAGATGTAGACCGACACTTACAAACCGACCCACTAAATGACTGCGGTGAAGCGCAGTCTGTGGAGTTTGCTGACAATATTGAGAGCGACGGATTTAATGAAAGCAGTGCTCAAATTCAACTGGAGGAGGCTGAAAGAGCTGCGTCTCCATCATCCGAGCACTCTCTGGATTCTGCTCAAAAGG ACACTGGACCAGGGTACGCTCCTCCAGATGAAGAGTTTACAGCTGACCAGCAGTCCTCTGATGAAGAAAAGCCATACCAGTGCAATCACTGTGAAAAGAGATTTAACAAGCAAGCCAAGCTCCGGATCCATCTGCGtgtccacaccggagagaagccgtaccAGTGCTCTCAGTGTGGGAAACACTTCAGTCAAGATGTAAACCTGAAGAAGCATTACCGCACGCATCATACGGAGGAGAAGCCGTATCAGTGCATGATCTGTGACCGCAAGTTTTCAGTCTCCTTCTCCCTGATAAAGCATCAGCGTGTCGCTCATCCAG AGTGTTTGAGTGTTGCAGAAAGGAAGCGCTTCACCTGTCCGTTCTGCGGAAAAATATTCGGACGGCATCAAGACATGGAGCAACACAAGCGCACTCACACCGACGAGAGGCCGTTCCGCTGCAATGTGTGCAACAAAAGCTTCAGGCAGCGCTCGGTGTTAATCGTGCACaggaagatccacactggagaaaagcccttCGAATGCTTCGTCTGCTGCAGACGCTTCTACGGCTCGGGAGATCTGAAGACTCATATGGGCACGCATACCGGCATCAGGCCACACAGCTGCCCTCTGTGCTCGAAGAGCTTCCCTCGACCCAGCAGCCTGCAGGCACACATGCTGTCCCACGTGAACAAGCAGCAGGACAGAAATGATGGGGGTTTTCCTcaggaggaggagctggaggatgCCTGCGGGGCTTCTGGATCATCGGCCATGCTTTCTGAAGACA AAACGAGCAACCAATCAGAGACGGGGATGGACTTGAGTCTCTCAGCGAATCAAGACCATGATGCCAATCCCAGCTCCAGTTCAGAGCTGCCAGATCATCAGAAGCCATATTTTTGCATCATATGTGGCAAAACCTTCGCTCTCGCCACTTCCCTGAGAAAACATCAGCTCATATTTCATCCAG ATCAGCACGTGGATGTGGAGGGGAAATGTTTCGCCTGCTCTTACTGCGGGAGGAAGTTTGGTCGACGCCAGGGTTTATTACAACACGAGCGCATTCACACCGGAGAAAGACCCTTCAACTGCCCCACCTGCAACAAAAGCTTCCGGCAGCGCTCGGCTCTGGTGGTGCACATAAGATCACACACAGGAGAGCGTGCGTTCGTCTGCTTTGTGTGCAATAAGAGCTTTTACACCCCAGGAGACTTAAAGAAGCATCTTGAAATACACACAGGAGTGAGGCCACACAACTGCCCCATCTGCTCTAAGGGTTTCGGGCGTCCCAGTTTCCTACGCACTCACATGCGGACCCATGAAA AAACCTCCGCAAAGAAGCAAAGTGGATCTGAGAACGCAGCAGGAAAACCAAAAGCGTCCTCTCAAGAAAAGCCGTTTGAGTGCAGTCATTGTGGGAAGAAATTCAGTCAGCAGTGCATGTTTAAAATCCACCAGCGGATTCACACCACTGAAAAGCGGTATAAATGCACCGAGTGCGGCCTTAGCTTTCGCTGGAGGAGGAACCTGATCTCACACCAGAGCACCCACCCGGGACAAAACCCTCTCCAGTGTTCAATGTGCGATCAAACGTTCATCTCTGAGGCTGCTGTAAAGAGCCACCAAGATACATTTCACTCTG GGGTCTCCCACACATGCAGTTTGTGTCTGAAGACATTCACTAAGTCGGCAGGTCTCCGGAAACACGTGCGTTACGTTCACGAAGGAGAGCGCCCTCACAAATGCACCGAGTGTAACAGAGGATTCGTTAAAGTGTCGGATCTGGCGCGTCATCAGCGCCGCCATCATTACGACCGCGGAAACCAACTCTTCCAGTGCTCGGAGTGTGAACGCAGCTTCAGCCACCCCAGCAGTCTGGTCCTACACCGGCGCACACACACCGAAGAGAAACACCAGTGTCCTCAGTGCGACAAGATCTTCAACCAGGCGGGGCACCTGAAGGtccacatgcgcacacacaccaagGAGATCAAACCCAAGTTCGAGTGTCCTGATTGCGGGAAGAGTTTCGGACAGACGAAGGATCTGATGGTGCATCAGagggtccacactggagaaaagccataCCAGTGTCCGCAATGCAAGAAGAGCTACAGGCAGTTTGCgcatctgtctgttcatctgcgCAGTCACACGGGGGAAAAGCCCTACCAGTGTCCCATATGCCTCAAGTTCTTCGCCCATTCGTCCTCCATGAAGAAACACCTGCGTGTAATGCATCCAG ATGCGAAGGACGCTCCTGTTGGCGCCGGTCCGTCAAACACAAGTGTGGAAGTCAAACAGGAGCCAGTGTCTTCTGATGAAGATG GCCTATAA
- the znf271 gene encoding uncharacterized protein znf271 isoform X3, with translation MDPNQMDGIPSAGLNIRDEQMSGLETDSQDVQPPDASFDLGENADELNKSLSATVKPFQCSQCGKGFSRIQHLSEHVRIHTGERPFQCLECGKTFARERDLKTHQLVHTDAKAFHCVICVKNFALLSSLKRHLRAFHQGEDVSTEGKCLICVECGKNFDCDLEEHELTHTGEISHRCPDCVNSFSDPSNLTSHDQTFSESDHVHHLEDNDNERPCGSLASEDVDRHLQTDPLNDCGEAQSVEFADNIESDGFNESSAQIQLEEAERAASPSSEHSLDSAQKDTGPGYAPPDEEFTADQQSSDEEKPYQCNHCEKRFNKQAKLRIHLRVHTGEKPYQCSQCGKHFSQDVNLKKHYRTHHTEEKPYQCMICDRKFSVSFSLIKHQRVAHPECLSVAERKRFTCPFCGKIFGRHQDMEQHKRTHTDERPFRCNVCNKSFRQRSVLIVHRKIHTGEKPFECFVCCRRFYGSGDLKTHMGTHTGIRPHSCPLCSKSFPRPSSLQAHMLSHVNKQQDRNDGGFPQEEELEDACGASGSSAMLSEDKTSNQSETGMDLSLSANQDHDANPSSSSELPDHQKPYFCIICGKTFALATSLRKHQLIFHPDQHVDVEGKCFACSYCGRKFGRRQGLLQHERIHTGERPFNCPTCNKSFRQRSALVVHIRSHTGERAFVCFVCNKSFYTPGDLKKHLEIHTGVRPHNCPICSKGFGRPSFLRTHMRTHEKTSAKKQSGSENAAGKPKASSQEKPFECSHCGKKFSQQCMFKIHQRIHTTEKRYKCTECGLSFRWRRNLISHQSTHPGQNPLQCSMCDQTFISEAAVKSHQDTFHSGVSHTCSLCLKTFTKSAGLRKHVRYVHEGERPHKCTECNRGFVKVSDLARHQRRHHYDRGNQLFQCSECERSFSHPSSLVLHRRTHTEEKHQCPQCDKIFNQAGHLKVHMRTHTKEIKPKFECPDCGKSFGQTKDLMVHQRVHTGEKPYQCPQCKKSYRQFAHLSVHLRSHTGEKPYQCPICLKFFAHSSSMKKHLRVMHPDAKDAPVGAGPSNTSVEVKQEPVSSDEDGL, from the exons ATGGACCCGAATCAAATGGATGGGATTCCCTCAGCTGGCCTTAATATTAGAGATGAGCAGATGTCTGGTTTAGAGACAGACTCCCAGGATGTACAGCCACCTGATGCTTCATTTGATCTGGGGGAAAATGCAG ATGAGCTCAATAAGAGTTTGTCTGCCACCGTGAAGCCGTTTCAGTGCTCTCAGTGTGGGAAGGGTTTTTCCCGAATCCAGCATCTGTCCGAACACGTCCGCATCCACACCGGCGAGAGGCCTTTCCAATGCCTGGAGTGTGGAAAGACGTTCGCGCGTGAGCGAGACCTCAAGACTCATCAGCTCGTCCATACTGATGCCAAGGCCTTCCATTGTGTGATCTGTGTTAAGAACTTTGCCCTGTTATCCTCCTTGAAAAGACATCTGCGTGCATTTCATCAAG GTGAAGATGTGAGTACGGAGGGAAAGTGCTTAATCTGTGTCGAATGTGGGAAGAATTTTGACTGCGATCTGGAGGAGCACGAGCTGACACACACCGGAGAGATTTCCCACCGCTGTCCCGACTGCGTCAACAGCTTTTCAGATCCATCCAATCTCACGTCTCACGATCAGACCTTCTCTGAATCAGACCACGTCCACCATTTGGAAGATAATGACAATGAGAGACCCTGCGGTTCTCTGGCCTCTGAAGATGTAGACCGACACTTACAAACCGACCCACTAAATGACTGCGGTGAAGCGCAGTCTGTGGAGTTTGCTGACAATATTGAGAGCGACGGATTTAATGAAAGCAGTGCTCAAATTCAACTGGAGGAGGCTGAAAGAGCTGCGTCTCCATCATCCGAGCACTCTCTGGATTCTGCTCAAAAGG ACACTGGACCAGGGTACGCTCCTCCAGATGAAGAGTTTACAGCTGACCAGCAGTCCTCTGATGAAGAAAAGCCATACCAGTGCAATCACTGTGAAAAGAGATTTAACAAGCAAGCCAAGCTCCGGATCCATCTGCGtgtccacaccggagagaagccgtaccAGTGCTCTCAGTGTGGGAAACACTTCAGTCAAGATGTAAACCTGAAGAAGCATTACCGCACGCATCATACGGAGGAGAAGCCGTATCAGTGCATGATCTGTGACCGCAAGTTTTCAGTCTCCTTCTCCCTGATAAAGCATCAGCGTGTCGCTCATCCAG AGTGTTTGAGTGTTGCAGAAAGGAAGCGCTTCACCTGTCCGTTCTGCGGAAAAATATTCGGACGGCATCAAGACATGGAGCAACACAAGCGCACTCACACCGACGAGAGGCCGTTCCGCTGCAATGTGTGCAACAAAAGCTTCAGGCAGCGCTCGGTGTTAATCGTGCACaggaagatccacactggagaaaagcccttCGAATGCTTCGTCTGCTGCAGACGCTTCTACGGCTCGGGAGATCTGAAGACTCATATGGGCACGCATACCGGCATCAGGCCACACAGCTGCCCTCTGTGCTCGAAGAGCTTCCCTCGACCCAGCAGCCTGCAGGCACACATGCTGTCCCACGTGAACAAGCAGCAGGACAGAAATGATGGGGGTTTTCCTcaggaggaggagctggaggatgCCTGCGGGGCTTCTGGATCATCGGCCATGCTTTCTGAAGACA AAACGAGCAACCAATCAGAGACGGGGATGGACTTGAGTCTCTCAGCGAATCAAGACCATGATGCCAATCCCAGCTCCAGTTCAGAGCTGCCAGATCATCAGAAGCCATATTTTTGCATCATATGTGGCAAAACCTTCGCTCTCGCCACTTCCCTGAGAAAACATCAGCTCATATTTCATCCAG ATCAGCACGTGGATGTGGAGGGGAAATGTTTCGCCTGCTCTTACTGCGGGAGGAAGTTTGGTCGACGCCAGGGTTTATTACAACACGAGCGCATTCACACCGGAGAAAGACCCTTCAACTGCCCCACCTGCAACAAAAGCTTCCGGCAGCGCTCGGCTCTGGTGGTGCACATAAGATCACACACAGGAGAGCGTGCGTTCGTCTGCTTTGTGTGCAATAAGAGCTTTTACACCCCAGGAGACTTAAAGAAGCATCTTGAAATACACACAGGAGTGAGGCCACACAACTGCCCCATCTGCTCTAAGGGTTTCGGGCGTCCCAGTTTCCTACGCACTCACATGCGGACCCATGAAA AAACCTCCGCAAAGAAGCAAAGTGGATCTGAGAACGCAGCAGGAAAACCAAAAGCGTCCTCTCAAGAAAAGCCGTTTGAGTGCAGTCATTGTGGGAAGAAATTCAGTCAGCAGTGCATGTTTAAAATCCACCAGCGGATTCACACCACTGAAAAGCGGTATAAATGCACCGAGTGCGGCCTTAGCTTTCGCTGGAGGAGGAACCTGATCTCACACCAGAGCACCCACCCGGGACAAAACCCTCTCCAGTGTTCAATGTGCGATCAAACGTTCATCTCTGAGGCTGCTGTAAAGAGCCACCAAGATACATTTCACTCTG GGGTCTCCCACACATGCAGTTTGTGTCTGAAGACATTCACTAAGTCGGCAGGTCTCCGGAAACACGTGCGTTACGTTCACGAAGGAGAGCGCCCTCACAAATGCACCGAGTGTAACAGAGGATTCGTTAAAGTGTCGGATCTGGCGCGTCATCAGCGCCGCCATCATTACGACCGCGGAAACCAACTCTTCCAGTGCTCGGAGTGTGAACGCAGCTTCAGCCACCCCAGCAGTCTGGTCCTACACCGGCGCACACACACCGAAGAGAAACACCAGTGTCCTCAGTGCGACAAGATCTTCAACCAGGCGGGGCACCTGAAGGtccacatgcgcacacacaccaagGAGATCAAACCCAAGTTCGAGTGTCCTGATTGCGGGAAGAGTTTCGGACAGACGAAGGATCTGATGGTGCATCAGagggtccacactggagaaaagccataCCAGTGTCCGCAATGCAAGAAGAGCTACAGGCAGTTTGCgcatctgtctgttcatctgcgCAGTCACACGGGGGAAAAGCCCTACCAGTGTCCCATATGCCTCAAGTTCTTCGCCCATTCGTCCTCCATGAAGAAACACCTGCGTGTAATGCATCCAG ATGCGAAGGACGCTCCTGTTGGCGCCGGTCCGTCAAACACAAGTGTGGAAGTCAAACAGGAGCCAGTGTCTTCTGATGAAGATG GCCTATAA